A region from the Cannabis sativa cultivar Pink pepper isolate KNU-18-1 chromosome 9, ASM2916894v1, whole genome shotgun sequence genome encodes:
- the LOC115724219 gene encoding uncharacterized protein At4g29660: MGKLEKVSTFIWRKYADYVYTKWERFLLWNMVEPYTRPKSFTPVVTVYVAAFYTGVVGAAITEQLYKEKYWEDHPGEVVPIMKPKFYSGPWKVAMGEVPAHLKRKPDQSEH, translated from the exons ATGGGCAAATTAGAAAAAGTGTCGACGTTTATATGGAGAAAATACGCAGACTACGTATATACCAAGTGGGAAAGATTTCTCCTATGGAACATGGTTGAGCCCTATACAAGACCCAAGTCATTCACACCTGTGGTTACTGTCTATGTTGCTGCTTTTTACACTGGGGTTGTTGGGGCTGCCATTACTGAGCAACTCTACAAG GAGAAATATTGGGAAGACCATCCTGGAGAGGTTGTGCCTATAATGAAGCCAAAGTTCTATTCTGGACCTTGGAAGGTAGCCATGGGGGAAGTCCCTGCCCATCTGAAAAGAAAGCCTGATCAAAGTGAACATTGA